Proteins encoded within one genomic window of Nordella sp. HKS 07:
- a CDS encoding efflux RND transporter periplasmic adaptor subunit produces the protein MFVHAAPFTRSAVALIFLWAAAAPALAQAPGPVPVTVAKPITREIVEDDEFIGRFEAVDEVTVRARVGGYLDKVHFRDGAIVKQGDLLFTIDQRPFQAALDEAKARLDVAQTQVDFTESQFKRAEKLTQTGNIPTATLDDRRREYLAALAAVQGAKASLIRAELDLEYTEIKAPLSGRIDRRLVSVGNLVQADQTALTTVVSLDPINFYFDVDERQFLAYARDARIRKQSLQEGAGGIDVTVRLADDAESPVKGRLDFAENRIDQATGTMRIRAQIPNKDLILQPGLFGRVNMPGSLPYKGILVPDDAIGADQDRRIVYVVDEAGKVSAKPIRIGPKIYGYRVVREGLTGDETIIINGLMRVRPGATVKPELVTLPDQAGGAVQ, from the coding sequence ATGTTCGTTCATGCCGCGCCGTTCACGCGCTCCGCCGTCGCCCTGATCTTCCTCTGGGCGGCCGCCGCCCCCGCTTTGGCCCAGGCCCCCGGTCCCGTGCCGGTCACCGTGGCCAAGCCGATCACCCGCGAGATCGTCGAGGACGACGAGTTCATCGGCCGCTTCGAGGCGGTGGACGAGGTCACGGTGCGCGCCCGCGTCGGCGGCTATCTCGACAAGGTGCATTTCCGGGATGGCGCCATCGTCAAGCAGGGCGACCTGCTCTTCACCATCGACCAGCGGCCTTTCCAGGCGGCGCTCGATGAGGCCAAGGCGCGGCTCGACGTCGCCCAGACACAGGTCGATTTTACCGAAAGCCAGTTCAAGCGCGCCGAAAAGCTGACCCAGACCGGCAACATCCCGACCGCGACGCTCGATGACCGGCGGCGCGAATATCTGGCGGCGCTGGCCGCGGTGCAAGGGGCCAAGGCCTCGCTGATCAGGGCCGAGCTCGATCTCGAATATACCGAGATCAAGGCGCCGCTTTCGGGGCGCATCGACCGCCGCCTCGTCTCGGTCGGCAATCTGGTCCAGGCCGACCAGACGGCGCTCACCACCGTCGTGTCGCTCGATCCGATCAATTTCTACTTCGATGTCGATGAACGGCAGTTCCTGGCCTATGCGCGTGACGCCCGCATCCGCAAGCAAAGCCTGCAGGAAGGTGCCGGCGGCATCGATGTCACGGTGCGGCTCGCCGACGACGCGGAATCGCCGGTCAAGGGCAGGCTCGATTTCGCCGAGAACCGCATCGACCAGGCGACCGGCACCATGCGCATCCGTGCCCAGATCCCCAATAAGGACCTGATCCTGCAGCCGGGCCTCTTTGGCCGGGTCAACATGCCAGGATCGCTGCCCTACAAGGGCATCCTCGTTCCCGACGACGCGATCGGCGCCGACCAGGACCGTCGCATCGTCTATGTGGTCGACGAAGCCGGCAAGGTCTCGGCCAAGCCGATCCGCATCGGGCCAAAAATCTACGGCTATCGCGTCGTGCGCGAAGGTCTTACCGGCGACGAGACGATCATCATCAACGGCTTGATGCGCGTGCGGCCCGGCGCCACCGTCAAGCCCGAGCTGGTGACGCTGCCCGACCAGGCCGGCGGAGCCGTCCAATGA
- a CDS encoding argininosuccinate synthase: MSKRGSVKKVVLAYSGGLDTSIILKWLQTEYDAEVVTFTADLGQGGEIEPARQKAQAMGIKEIFIEDVREEFIRDFVFPMFRANALYEGVYLLGTSIARPLIAKRLIEIAKETGADAIAHGATGKGNDQVRFELTAYALNPDIKVIAPWREWEFKSRTDLIDFAEKHQIQVTKDKRGEAPFSVDANLLHSSSEGKVLEDPWVEPPPYVYQRTISPEEAPDKPTSIEIEFKNGDPIALNGKAMSPATLFTALNDLGRDNGIGRLDLVENRFVGMKSRGVYETPGGTILHVAHRAIESITLDREAAHLKDSFMPRYAELIYYGFWFAPEREMLQAMIDKSQENVEGTVRLKLYKGNVIVTGRKSPKSLYSNELVTFEDDRGAYDQKDAAGFIRLNALRLRTLAARKRLG; the protein is encoded by the coding sequence ATGTCCAAACGCGGCAGCGTCAAGAAAGTCGTGCTCGCTTATTCCGGCGGCCTCGACACGTCGATCATCCTCAAATGGCTGCAGACCGAATATGACGCGGAGGTCGTGACCTTCACCGCCGATCTGGGCCAGGGCGGCGAGATCGAGCCGGCGCGCCAGAAGGCGCAGGCGATGGGCATCAAGGAAATCTTCATCGAGGATGTGCGCGAGGAATTCATCCGCGACTTCGTCTTCCCGATGTTCCGCGCCAATGCGCTCTATGAGGGCGTCTATCTGCTCGGCACCTCGATCGCCCGGCCGCTCATCGCCAAGCGGCTGATCGAGATCGCCAAAGAGACCGGTGCCGACGCCATCGCCCATGGCGCCACCGGCAAGGGCAATGACCAGGTGCGCTTCGAGCTCACCGCCTATGCGCTCAATCCCGATATCAAGGTGATCGCGCCCTGGCGCGAATGGGAGTTCAAGAGCCGCACCGACCTCATCGATTTCGCCGAGAAGCACCAGATCCAGGTGACCAAGGACAAGCGCGGCGAAGCGCCCTTCTCGGTCGACGCCAATCTGCTGCACTCCTCCTCCGAAGGCAAAGTGCTGGAGGATCCGTGGGTCGAACCGCCGCCTTATGTCTATCAGCGCACCATTTCGCCCGAAGAGGCGCCCGACAAGCCGACCTCGATCGAGATCGAATTCAAGAACGGTGACCCGATTGCGCTCAACGGCAAGGCCATGTCGCCGGCGACGCTTTTCACCGCCCTCAACGATCTCGGCCGCGACAATGGCATCGGCCGGCTCGACCTGGTCGAGAACCGCTTCGTCGGCATGAAGTCGCGTGGCGTCTATGAAACGCCGGGCGGTACCATCTTGCATGTGGCGCATCGCGCGATCGAGTCGATCACGCTCGACCGCGAGGCGGCGCATCTGAAGGACAGCTTCATGCCGCGTTATGCCGAGCTCATCTATTACGGCTTCTGGTTCGCGCCCGAGCGCGAGATGCTGCAGGCGATGATCGACAAGTCGCAGGAGAATGTCGAAGGCACCGTCCGGCTCAAGCTCTATAAGGGCAACGTCATCGTGACCGGACGCAAGTCGCCAAAGTCGCTCTACTCCAACGAGCTCGTCACCTTCGAGGACGATCGCGGCGCCTATGACCAGAAGGATGCCGCCGGCTTTATCCGTCTCAATGCGTTGCGCCTGCGCACGCTGGCGGCTCGCAAGCGGCTCGGCTGA
- a CDS encoding 2-hydroxychromene-2-carboxylate isomerase, whose amino-acid sequence MRPKLDFWYEFASTYSYLAALRIEGLAKERKVDIAWRPFLLGPVFKAQGWNTSPFNLFPAKGSYMWRDLQRLCDAQGLEFHRPDPFPQSSLLAARIALTDQLVTRRAEYSRRVFLAEFAQGARIDDEAVLARILRSLDLDDRGILDAARSDKVKLRLRRATDEAMSLQLFGAPSFVTSDGEIFWGNDRLEMALDWAARGGKGVS is encoded by the coding sequence ATGCGTCCAAAGCTCGATTTCTGGTACGAATTCGCCTCGACCTATTCTTATCTGGCCGCACTCAGGATCGAAGGTCTTGCCAAGGAACGAAAGGTGGACATCGCCTGGCGGCCCTTCCTGCTCGGGCCGGTCTTCAAGGCGCAAGGCTGGAATACGTCGCCCTTCAATCTGTTTCCGGCCAAGGGCAGCTATATGTGGCGCGACCTGCAACGGCTCTGCGACGCGCAAGGTCTCGAGTTCCACAGGCCCGACCCGTTCCCGCAATCGAGCCTGCTCGCGGCGCGCATCGCCCTGACCGATCAGCTCGTGACCCGCCGCGCCGAATATTCACGCCGGGTATTTCTCGCCGAATTCGCGCAAGGTGCCCGGATCGACGACGAGGCCGTGCTCGCCCGCATATTGCGAAGCCTCGATCTCGACGACCGCGGCATTCTCGACGCCGCCCGTTCGGACAAGGTGAAGCTGCGCCTGCGCCGGGCGACGGATGAAGCGATGAGCCTGCAGCTTTTCGGCGCCCCGAGTTTCGTCACTTCCGACGGCGAGATCTTCTGGGGCAATGACCGGCTGGAAATGGCGCTCGACTGGGCCGCGCGTGGTGGCAAGGGGGTAAGCTAG
- the rlmN gene encoding 23S rRNA (adenine(2503)-C(2))-methyltransferase RlmN, with amino-acid sequence MTAVTLDIAHKPRPEAQSLDPVKLPLIGLTRAELTDVLAKAGVPEKQRRMRMRQIWSWLYHRGVTSFAQMSDISKDLRQTLDEVFVIDRLDVVTEQISSDGTRKWLLKLPRDERGQRHEVEMVYIPEEDRGTLCISSQVGCTLTCTFCHTGTQKLVRNLTAAEIVGQVLIARDRLQEWPHQLSANPTPPIGGRYVTNVVLMGMGEPLYNFDNVKNAMEIVSDGEGISLSKRRITLSTSGVVPEIVRAGAEIGTMLAISLHGTTDEIRTKLVPINKKYPISELLDACRAYPGLSNARRITFEYVMLKDVNDTLDDAKRLVKLLKGIPAKVNLIPFNPWPGTQYECSDWDTIERFAEVLNRAGYASPVRTPRGRDIMAACGQLKSESQRMRAKERLAMDAAAASA; translated from the coding sequence ATGACCGCCGTTACGCTGGATATCGCGCACAAGCCGCGCCCCGAAGCCCAGAGCCTTGACCCCGTCAAGCTGCCGCTCATCGGGCTGACACGCGCCGAGCTGACCGATGTGCTCGCCAAGGCCGGCGTGCCGGAGAAGCAGCGGCGCATGCGCATGCGCCAGATCTGGAGCTGGCTCTATCATCGCGGCGTCACCTCCTTCGCTCAGATGAGCGACATCTCGAAGGATCTGCGCCAGACGCTCGATGAGGTTTTCGTCATCGATCGCCTCGACGTCGTGACCGAACAGATATCGAGCGACGGCACGCGCAAATGGCTGCTCAAGCTGCCGCGCGACGAGCGCGGCCAGCGCCATGAAGTCGAGATGGTCTATATCCCCGAGGAAGACCGCGGCACTCTGTGTATCTCGAGCCAGGTCGGCTGCACGCTCACCTGCACCTTCTGCCACACCGGCACGCAGAAGCTGGTGCGCAACCTCACCGCCGCCGAGATCGTCGGCCAGGTGCTCATCGCGCGCGACCGGCTGCAGGAATGGCCGCATCAGCTCAGCGCCAATCCGACGCCGCCGATCGGCGGGCGCTATGTCACCAATGTCGTGCTGATGGGCATGGGCGAGCCGCTCTACAATTTCGACAATGTGAAGAACGCGATGGAGATCGTCTCCGACGGTGAGGGCATCTCGCTGTCGAAGCGGCGCATCACGCTGTCGACTTCGGGTGTCGTGCCGGAGATCGTGCGCGCCGGGGCCGAAATCGGCACCATGCTCGCCATCTCGCTGCATGGCACGACGGACGAGATCCGCACCAAGCTCGTGCCGATCAACAAGAAATATCCGATCAGCGAACTGCTCGACGCCTGCCGCGCCTATCCGGGACTCTCCAATGCGCGCCGCATCACTTTCGAATATGTGATGCTGAAGGACGTCAACGACACGCTCGACGACGCGAAAAGGCTGGTGAAGCTGCTGAAAGGTATCCCGGCCAAGGTCAATCTCATTCCGTTCAATCCCTGGCCCGGCACGCAATATGAATGCTCCGACTGGGACACGATCGAGCGCTTCGCCGAGGTGCTGAACCGTGCCGGCTATGCCTCACCGGTCCGGACGCCGCGCGGACGCGACATCATGGCCGCCTGCGGTCAGCTCAAATCGGAAAGCCAGCGGATGCGCGCCAAGGAACGCCTGGCAATGGATGCGGCGGCCGCTTCCGCCTAG
- a CDS encoding invasion associated locus B family protein has product MKFKPAAWAVALAPFTFLAGLAPAFAQTPEPTELGKFGDWAAYTYKSQGGKVCYVSSQPKTQTPKNAKRDPAFLLVTHRPGQSVRNEVSTIIGYPFKKDATVQLSIDTQNYELFTNGDGAWADTTAKDKEIVTAMKKGQKLTVKGASWRGTETLDSYSLKGIAQALAKIDAACK; this is encoded by the coding sequence ATGAAATTCAAGCCTGCGGCATGGGCCGTCGCCTTGGCGCCCTTCACGTTTCTGGCCGGGCTCGCGCCCGCTTTCGCGCAGACGCCCGAGCCCACCGAGCTCGGCAAATTCGGCGACTGGGCGGCCTATACCTACAAGTCGCAGGGCGGCAAGGTCTGCTACGTTTCCTCCCAGCCCAAGACCCAGACGCCCAAGAACGCCAAGCGTGATCCGGCCTTCCTGCTCGTCACCCACCGCCCGGGCCAGAGTGTCCGCAACGAGGTGTCGACCATCATCGGCTATCCGTTCAAGAAGGACGCTACCGTCCAGCTCTCCATCGACACGCAGAATTACGAGCTCTTCACCAATGGCGATGGCGCCTGGGCCGACACTACCGCCAAGGACAAGGAGATCGTGACGGCGATGAAGAAAGGCCAGAAGCTCACCGTCAAGGGCGCTTCCTGGCGCGGCACCGAGACACTCGATTCCTATTCGCTGAAAGGCATCGCCCAGGCGCTCGCCAAGATCGACGCCGCCTGCAAATAA
- a CDS encoding acyl-CoA dehydrogenase family protein, which produces MVAAAENTPGTPALADLTRPLAEAHGAVGALYGLARARVQARVTAERKLSSHLIDREQHAVHGLAWLATYEAVLRELSFYAERLTQGQKFGELEQLLVQIAAGEYLNQIAGGIPMNQSEFARLGDLGLTRADLAQLESRAVQSLMTAGNTAPARARLVELMIAAKGASTYGDCGLDDTLDEMRASMRRFVEDKVKPNAHEWHLENAYVPMEIVEELAALGVFALTLPEQYGGLGLGKESMCVVSEELSRGWIAVGSLGTRAEIACELILGGGTEAQKQAWLPRIAAGEILPTAVFTEPNTGSDLGSLRTRAVRDGDVYKVTGNKTWITHPVRADIMTLLARTNADEPGYKGLSMFIAEKPRGSDADPFPANGMSGGEIEVLGYRGMKEYEIRFEDFEVKAANLLGGEEGQGFKQLMQTFESARIQTAARALGVAQNALDVGLDYAMGRIQFGKPIVAFPRIADKLALMAAEIMAARQLVYHSAREKDAGRRCDLEAGMAKLLGARVAWAAADNALQIHGGNGFALEYQISRLLCDARILNIFEGAAEIQAQVIARRLLEGGN; this is translated from the coding sequence ATGGTTGCTGCCGCCGAAAACACGCCCGGAACACCTGCTTTGGCAGATCTCACCCGTCCGCTGGCGGAGGCCCACGGGGCCGTCGGCGCCCTTTATGGGCTCGCCCGGGCGCGCGTCCAGGCACGGGTGACCGCCGAGCGCAAACTCTCCTCCCATCTGATCGACCGCGAGCAGCATGCCGTCCATGGCCTCGCCTGGCTCGCCACCTATGAAGCGGTGCTGCGGGAGCTGTCCTTCTATGCCGAACGCCTGACCCAAGGTCAGAAATTCGGCGAGCTGGAGCAGCTCCTGGTTCAGATCGCCGCCGGGGAATATCTCAACCAGATCGCCGGCGGCATCCCGATGAACCAGTCGGAATTCGCCCGCCTCGGTGATCTGGGTCTCACCCGGGCGGATCTCGCCCAGCTCGAGAGCCGGGCGGTCCAGTCCCTGATGACCGCTGGCAACACGGCGCCGGCCCGGGCCCGCCTGGTGGAGCTGATGATCGCGGCCAAGGGCGCCTCGACCTATGGCGATTGCGGCCTCGACGACACGCTGGACGAGATGCGCGCCAGCATGCGCCGCTTTGTCGAGGACAAGGTGAAACCGAATGCGCATGAATGGCATCTCGAAAACGCCTATGTGCCGATGGAGATCGTCGAGGAACTGGCCGCGCTCGGCGTCTTCGCGCTGACGCTGCCCGAACAATATGGCGGGCTCGGCCTCGGCAAGGAATCCATGTGCGTCGTCTCGGAGGAATTGTCGCGCGGCTGGATTGCCGTCGGCTCGCTCGGCACCCGCGCCGAGATCGCCTGCGAACTCATACTGGGCGGCGGCACCGAGGCACAGAAGCAGGCGTGGCTTCCCCGCATCGCCGCGGGCGAGATACTGCCGACCGCCGTCTTCACCGAGCCCAATACCGGTTCCGATCTCGGCAGCCTGCGCACCCGCGCGGTCAGGGACGGCGACGTCTACAAGGTGACCGGCAACAAGACCTGGATCACCCATCCGGTGCGCGCCGACATCATGACGCTGCTCGCCCGCACCAATGCGGATGAGCCCGGCTACAAGGGCCTCTCGATGTTCATCGCCGAGAAGCCGCGCGGCAGCGATGCCGATCCCTTCCCGGCCAACGGCATGTCGGGCGGCGAGATCGAGGTGCTCGGCTATCGCGGCATGAAGGAATATGAGATCCGCTTCGAGGATTTCGAGGTCAAGGCCGCCAATCTCTTAGGCGGCGAGGAAGGCCAGGGCTTCAAGCAATTGATGCAGACCTTCGAATCGGCCCGCATCCAGACAGCCGCGCGGGCTCTGGGCGTGGCGCAGAACGCCCTCGATGTCGGCCTCGACTACGCCATGGGCCGCATCCAGTTCGGCAAGCCGATCGTCGCCTTCCCGCGTATCGCCGACAAGCTCGCGCTGATGGCGGCCGAGATCATGGCGGCGCGCCAGCTCGTCTATCACTCGGCCCGCGAGAAGGATGCCGGCCGGCGCTGCGATCTCGAGGCCGGCATGGCGAAGCTCTTGGGCGCCCGCGTCGCCTGGGCCGCCGCCGACAATGCGCTGCAGATCCACGGCGGCAATGGCTTCGCGCTCGAATATCAGATCTCGCGCCTTCTCTGCGACGCGCGCATCCTCAACATCTTCGAGGGCGCCGCCGAGATCCAGGCGCAGGTCATCGCCAGGCGTCTCCTCGAGGGCGGCAATTGA
- a CDS encoding SDR family oxidoreductase — MSDNRTVLITGCSSGIGYASAKLLKEKGWRVFATVRKDADLVRLESEGFETLRLDYTDPITISECVAEVSERTRGKLFGLFNNGAYGQPGALEDISRAALTAQFEANVFGWHELTRDCLKLMRANGAGRIVNNSSVLGLTAMKWRGAYCATKFAIEAMSDTLRLELQGTNIHVSLIEPGPIATRFVEHAIEAFDRNVDETLSNYREIYVGQRRRLSGGGTKRFKLPPEAVARKLLHALESRKPRRRYYVTVPTYVMAWARRLLPPPALDRLLHRASDQ; from the coding sequence TTGAGCGACAACCGCACCGTTCTGATCACCGGCTGCTCTTCGGGGATAGGTTATGCCTCGGCCAAGCTGCTGAAGGAGAAGGGCTGGCGCGTCTTCGCGACGGTGCGCAAGGACGCCGATCTCGTCCGTCTCGAAAGCGAAGGCTTCGAGACGCTCCGCCTCGACTACACCGATCCGATCACCATTTCCGAATGCGTCGCCGAGGTTTCCGAACGCACGCGCGGCAAGCTCTTCGGGCTCTTCAACAATGGCGCCTATGGCCAGCCGGGGGCGCTCGAGGACATATCGCGCGCCGCACTCACCGCCCAGTTCGAGGCCAATGTCTTCGGCTGGCATGAGCTGACGCGCGACTGCCTGAAGCTGATGCGCGCCAATGGCGCCGGCCGGATCGTCAACAACTCCTCGGTGCTCGGGCTGACGGCGATGAAATGGCGGGGCGCCTATTGCGCCACGAAATTCGCCATCGAGGCGATGTCCGACACTCTCAGGCTCGAGCTCCAGGGCACCAATATACATGTGTCGCTGATCGAGCCGGGGCCAATTGCCACACGCTTCGTCGAGCACGCGATCGAGGCCTTCGACCGCAATGTCGACGAGACGCTTTCAAATTACAGGGAAATTTATGTAGGCCAACGCCGGCGGCTGTCAGGCGGCGGCACCAAGCGCTTCAAGCTTCCGCCCGAGGCGGTGGCTCGCAAGCTCCTGCATGCGCTGGAAAGCCGCAAGCCGCGACGGCGATATTATGTGACAGTGCCGACTTATGTCATGGCCTGGGCCAGACGGCTGTTGCCGCCGCCGGCCCTCGACCGGCTTCTCCACAGGGCATCCGACCAATGA
- a CDS encoding twin transmembrane helix small protein, producing the protein MNIFDYLVPISIAAVFIVLCLGLWNMMRGGPGNVSQQFMRWRVILQFVAIIIIMGAIWFAGR; encoded by the coding sequence ATGAATATCTTCGACTATCTCGTCCCGATTTCCATCGCTGCCGTCTTCATTGTCCTGTGCCTGGGGCTGTGGAACATGATGCGCGGCGGCCCCGGCAATGTCTCGCAGCAATTCATGCGCTGGCGCGTGATTTTGCAGTTCGTCGCGATCATCATCATCATGGGCGCGATCTGGTTCGCGGGACGGTAG
- a CDS encoding YkvA family protein, protein MVLTSNEQTVRSGFWPKLGRVAASVPFAEDAVAAYYCAFDRATPLKAKGILLGALAYFVLPLDAIPDFALGLGFTDDMAVLVAAIGMIRAHMKPAHYDRARETLARLKRGETLAD, encoded by the coding sequence ATGGTCTTGACCAGCAATGAGCAGACAGTGCGTTCCGGCTTCTGGCCGAAGCTCGGCAGGGTCGCGGCCTCGGTCCCCTTCGCCGAGGACGCTGTCGCCGCGTATTACTGCGCCTTCGACCGCGCCACGCCGCTCAAGGCGAAGGGCATTCTCCTCGGCGCGCTCGCCTATTTCGTGCTGCCCCTCGACGCCATTCCCGATTTCGCGCTCGGCCTCGGCTTCACCGACGACATGGCGGTGCTCGTCGCCGCCATCGGCATGATCCGCGCCCATATGAAGCCCGCCCATTACGACCGGGCGCGCGAGACCTTGGCGCGCCTCAAGCGTGGCGAGACGCTCGCCGACTGA
- a CDS encoding winged helix-turn-helix domain-containing tetratricopeptide repeat protein, whose product MDLQFGSYRLKRAERLLLGPNGPVELSARSFDILALLLERPDQVIGKTELFDTVWPGMVVEENTLQVHISALRKALETGMIMTVHGRGYKYAGPRPVLAQATNDAAEAASEKPISHKPSIAVLPFDNMSGDPEQDYFSDGITEDIIAELGKFREFLVIARNSSFRFRGKANDVAEVAKKLGVQYVVEGSVRKIGNRVRVTVQLIDASSAAHVWGEHYDRELTDIFAIQDEITQMIAARLARQARTAIASHARARPTDNMSAYDLYLRALQLAATYDTVDKAEPFLRQAVKLDPRFAAAHAMLGFVESIKFYWVYCNPDHLHAGLEMAKTALQLDPDEAYGHLATGFALLYLHRFRQAEISLDRAVALNPNDPFILSIRALLLNYTNRPEEGLREIYEAQRRDPFALGWYEDFRGIILTTAGRYREATACYAKMEAVTSWSLAHLTVCHFELGEIKQAQDTLARLKANWPGLLIDEITDNELDFFEDPAICSRYREVLKRVEREE is encoded by the coding sequence ATGGACTTGCAGTTTGGGAGCTATCGCCTGAAGCGTGCCGAACGGCTGCTGCTGGGGCCCAACGGGCCGGTGGAGCTTTCGGCGCGATCCTTCGACATCCTCGCTTTGTTGCTGGAGAGGCCTGACCAGGTAATCGGCAAAACTGAACTCTTCGATACGGTCTGGCCTGGCATGGTGGTGGAGGAGAACACGCTCCAGGTGCATATATCGGCGCTGCGCAAGGCGCTTGAGACCGGCATGATCATGACCGTGCACGGCCGCGGATACAAGTATGCCGGCCCGAGGCCTGTCTTGGCTCAGGCGACAAATGATGCGGCCGAGGCGGCAAGCGAGAAACCAATCTCGCACAAACCGTCCATAGCTGTCCTGCCCTTCGACAACATGAGCGGCGACCCGGAGCAGGATTATTTCAGCGACGGGATCACCGAAGACATCATCGCCGAACTTGGCAAGTTCAGGGAATTTCTGGTCATTGCGCGGAACTCGTCCTTCCGGTTCCGCGGCAAGGCGAATGATGTGGCCGAGGTGGCGAAGAAGCTTGGCGTCCAGTACGTCGTCGAAGGCAGCGTGCGCAAGATCGGCAATCGGGTCCGCGTCACCGTGCAGCTGATCGACGCCTCCTCAGCGGCCCATGTCTGGGGCGAGCACTACGACCGTGAACTCACCGACATTTTCGCCATCCAGGACGAAATCACCCAGATGATTGCGGCCCGCTTGGCCCGGCAGGCCAGAACCGCGATTGCGTCGCACGCCAGGGCCCGACCGACCGACAACATGTCGGCCTATGACCTTTACCTGCGGGCGCTGCAACTGGCAGCCACTTACGACACGGTTGACAAGGCGGAACCCTTTCTGCGCCAAGCCGTAAAGCTCGATCCCCGGTTTGCTGCGGCCCACGCCATGCTCGGCTTTGTCGAGTCCATCAAGTTCTACTGGGTCTACTGCAATCCGGATCATCTGCATGCCGGGTTGGAGATGGCAAAAACCGCATTGCAGCTTGACCCTGACGAAGCCTACGGACATCTGGCCACCGGCTTTGCTCTGTTGTATTTGCATCGATTCAGGCAGGCGGAAATCAGTCTTGACCGTGCGGTTGCCTTGAACCCGAACGACCCATTCATTCTGAGCATCCGCGCTCTTCTGCTCAATTACACGAACAGGCCGGAAGAGGGGCTTCGTGAAATATACGAAGCCCAGCGCCGTGACCCGTTCGCCTTGGGCTGGTACGAGGACTTTCGCGGCATCATACTGACGACGGCTGGACGATATCGCGAGGCAACAGCCTGCTACGCGAAAATGGAAGCTGTAACATCGTGGTCGCTCGCTCATCTCACGGTCTGCCATTTCGAGTTGGGCGAGATCAAGCAGGCGCAAGACACCCTGGCGAGGCTCAAGGCAAACTGGCCCGGACTCCTCATCGACGAGATCACTGATAATGAATTGGATTTCTTTGAGGACCCGGCGATCTGCAGCCGCTACCGCGAAGTTTTGAAGCGCGTCGAAAGGGAAGAATAA